From one Tsukamurella tyrosinosolvens genomic stretch:
- a CDS encoding aldehyde dehydrogenase family protein, giving the protein MTEPTLFIDGAWRHSADGGTRTIVCPADGTEVAVVDEATAADTEAAIAAARRAFDTGPWPHTPAAERGDLLLRVADALDRRRDEFARAETLDTGKRLYESELDMADIAACFRYFGKLAGQDSGRIVDAGSADVASQIVYEPVGVCGMITPWNYPLLQAAWKVAPALAAGDTFVLKPSELTPHTSILLMQVLQEVGLPDGVANLVLGAGAQAGAPLSTHPDVDLVSFTGGLVTGRIIAANAAGTVKKVALELGGKNPNVIFADACATPEGLAAAVDNALNAAFLHSGQVCSAGARLVVEASVHDAFVDELVRRAEGIRQGLPYAEGTETGPLISAAHRDKVHAYVEKAREDGAVVRTGGAFATGDQGSGALDAGYFYLPTVLDRCDPSMACVHDEAFGPTVTVETFETEDEAVAIANDTEYGLAGAVWSADGGRAKRVARRLRHGTVWINDFGPYLPQAEWGGFGASGIGRELGPTGLGEYLEAKHVYENLRPSVTGWFAERKDA; this is encoded by the coding sequence ATGACCGAACCCACCCTGTTCATCGACGGCGCCTGGCGCCACAGCGCCGACGGCGGCACGCGCACCATCGTCTGCCCCGCCGACGGCACCGAGGTCGCCGTCGTCGACGAGGCCACCGCCGCCGACACCGAGGCCGCGATCGCCGCGGCCCGCCGCGCCTTCGACACCGGCCCCTGGCCGCACACCCCGGCGGCCGAGCGGGGCGACCTGCTGCTGCGCGTCGCCGACGCTCTCGACCGCCGCCGCGACGAGTTCGCCCGCGCGGAGACGCTGGATACCGGCAAGCGGCTGTACGAGTCGGAGCTCGACATGGCCGACATCGCCGCCTGCTTCCGCTACTTCGGCAAGCTCGCCGGGCAGGACAGCGGCCGCATCGTGGACGCCGGCTCCGCCGACGTCGCCTCGCAGATCGTCTACGAGCCCGTCGGCGTCTGCGGCATGATCACGCCCTGGAACTACCCGCTCCTGCAGGCCGCGTGGAAGGTCGCGCCCGCCCTGGCGGCCGGCGACACCTTCGTGCTCAAGCCCTCCGAACTCACCCCGCACACGTCGATCCTGCTCATGCAGGTGCTCCAGGAGGTGGGGCTGCCCGACGGCGTCGCCAATCTCGTGCTGGGCGCCGGCGCGCAGGCGGGCGCCCCGCTGTCGACCCACCCGGACGTGGACCTGGTGTCCTTCACCGGCGGCCTCGTGACGGGCCGGATCATCGCCGCGAACGCCGCCGGCACGGTCAAGAAGGTCGCGCTCGAGCTGGGCGGAAAGAACCCCAATGTGATCTTCGCGGACGCCTGCGCGACGCCCGAGGGCCTCGCCGCCGCGGTCGACAACGCGCTCAACGCCGCCTTCCTGCACTCCGGGCAGGTGTGCTCCGCCGGTGCGCGCCTGGTGGTCGAGGCCTCGGTGCACGACGCCTTCGTCGACGAGCTGGTCCGCCGCGCCGAGGGCATCCGCCAGGGCCTCCCCTACGCCGAGGGCACCGAGACCGGTCCGCTGATCTCCGCCGCGCACCGCGACAAGGTGCACGCCTACGTCGAGAAGGCCCGCGAGGACGGCGCCGTGGTCCGCACGGGCGGCGCCTTCGCGACGGGCGACCAGGGCTCGGGCGCGCTCGACGCCGGGTACTTCTACCTCCCGACGGTGCTGGACCGCTGCGACCCGTCGATGGCGTGCGTGCACGACGAGGCCTTCGGGCCCACCGTCACCGTCGAGACCTTCGAGACCGAGGACGAGGCCGTGGCGATCGCCAACGACACCGAGTACGGACTCGCGGGCGCCGTCTGGTCGGCCGACGGCGGCCGCGCCAAGCGCGTCGCGCGCCGGCTGCGGCACGGCACCGTCTGGATCAACGACTTCGGCCCCTACCTCCCCCAAGCAGAGTGGGGCGGCTTCGGCGCCTCGGGCATCGGGCGCGAGCTCGGGCCCACCGGCCTCGGCGAGTACCTCGAGGCCAAGCACGTGTACGAGAACCTGCGGCCGTCCGTGACCGGATGGTTCGCCGAGCGGAAGGACGCCTAG
- a CDS encoding GMC family oxidoreductase yields the protein MTSGDARDEDVFDYVVVGAGSAGAAVAARLSEDPTVTVCLLEAGPSDVGDEAILQLDRWMELLESGYDWDYPIEPQENGNSFMRHARAKVLGGCSSHNSCIAFWAPREDLDSWERDHGATGWGADSVYRLYPTIETNDAPGDHHGRSGPVHIMSVPPKDPCGVALLDSCAEVGIPRAEFNTGSTVINGAGFFQINRRSDGTRSSSSVSYLHPVLDRENLTIRTGAWAKKVVFDATGDVPRAVAVDITDNAFGRTTRVGARREVIVSAGAIDSPKLLMLSGIGPADHLRETGVEVLVDSPGVGAHLQDHPEGVIGFETAKPMVRESTQWWEIGIFTPTEYGLDRPDLMMHYGSVPFDMHTLRQGYPTAENTFCLTPNVTHARSRGTVRLRSRDFRDKPRVDPRYFTDPEGHDMKVMIAGIRKAREIAEAGPLKEWIERELYPGPGAQTDAELADYIRRTHNTVYHPVGTVRMGAVDDPMSPLDPELRVKGTAGLRVADASVFPEHTTVNPNITVMLVGERCAELVSGR from the coding sequence GTGACCTCTGGGGACGCACGGGACGAGGACGTCTTCGACTACGTGGTGGTGGGCGCCGGATCGGCCGGGGCCGCCGTCGCCGCCCGCCTGTCCGAGGACCCGACGGTGACGGTCTGCCTACTGGAGGCGGGACCGTCGGACGTGGGCGACGAGGCGATCCTGCAGCTGGACCGATGGATGGAGCTGCTGGAGTCGGGCTACGACTGGGACTACCCGATCGAGCCGCAGGAGAACGGCAACTCCTTCATGCGGCACGCCCGCGCGAAGGTGCTGGGCGGCTGCAGCTCCCACAACAGCTGCATCGCCTTCTGGGCGCCGCGCGAGGACCTCGACTCCTGGGAGCGGGATCACGGCGCCACCGGCTGGGGCGCGGATTCGGTGTACCGCCTGTACCCGACGATCGAGACCAACGACGCCCCCGGCGATCATCACGGGCGGTCCGGGCCGGTGCACATCATGTCCGTGCCCCCGAAGGACCCCTGCGGCGTCGCGCTGCTGGATTCCTGTGCGGAGGTGGGCATCCCGCGGGCCGAGTTCAACACGGGCTCGACGGTGATCAACGGCGCCGGCTTCTTCCAGATCAACCGCCGCTCCGACGGGACGCGCTCGTCCTCGTCGGTGAGCTACCTGCACCCCGTCCTGGACCGGGAGAACCTCACGATCCGCACCGGAGCGTGGGCGAAGAAGGTGGTCTTCGACGCCACCGGGGACGTGCCGCGCGCCGTGGCGGTGGACATCACCGACAACGCCTTCGGGCGGACGACGCGGGTGGGTGCGCGCCGCGAGGTGATCGTGAGCGCGGGCGCCATCGACTCGCCGAAACTGCTCATGCTCTCGGGGATCGGCCCCGCGGATCACCTGCGCGAGACGGGCGTCGAGGTGCTCGTCGACTCCCCCGGGGTGGGGGCGCACCTGCAGGATCACCCGGAAGGAGTGATCGGCTTCGAGACCGCGAAGCCGATGGTCCGCGAGTCCACGCAGTGGTGGGAGATCGGCATCTTCACGCCCACCGAGTACGGCCTCGACCGGCCGGACCTGATGATGCACTACGGCAGCGTCCCGTTCGATATGCACACGCTGCGTCAGGGGTACCCGACGGCCGAGAACACCTTCTGCCTCACGCCGAACGTCACGCACGCGCGCTCGCGCGGCACCGTCCGGCTGCGGTCGCGGGACTTCCGGGACAAGCCCCGGGTGGACCCGCGGTACTTCACGGACCCCGAGGGGCACGACATGAAGGTGATGATCGCGGGCATCCGGAAGGCGCGGGAGATCGCCGAGGCGGGGCCGCTCAAGGAGTGGATCGAGCGGGAGCTGTACCCGGGCCCGGGCGCGCAGACCGACGCCGAGCTCGCCGACTACATCCGTCGCACGCACAACACGGTCTACCACCCGGTGGGGACCGTGCGCATGGGCGCCGTCGACGACCCGATGTCGCCGCTGGACCCCGAGCTGCGGGTCAAGGGCACCGCGGGCCTGCGGGTGGCGGACGCCTCGGTGTTCCCCGAGCACACGACGGTGAACCCGAACATCACCGTGATGCTGGTCGGCGAGCGGTGTGCGGAGCTCGTCTCGGGCAGGTGA
- a CDS encoding RNA polymerase subunit sigma-70 has protein sequence MAAVDGAVIDEGLLGELRPELVRYCYRMIGDGTGAEDAAQEVLLRLWRTRSTYDPARASVRTWAYAIASRYCIDLLRAAPRKALPTDLSDRNGAGDQPFAELRPGSWVTPLPDAGGDPAAAAERHETIRMAFVAALQHLTPSQRAVLVLRDVYRHSAAETAAMLGISAAAAHSSLQRARKVLAGAGPAPSDVPAGEVDARLLDGFVRAFERHDVAGLAALLAEDVVFSMPPVAFWLRGAADYAALFGSGDACVGHRLVPTTANGTPAFGQYAPGDGGGMRPFALVVVESDGARITRVTTCLDQADRFEAFGLPARL, from the coding sequence GTGGCAGCAGTCGACGGGGCGGTGATCGACGAGGGACTCCTCGGCGAGCTGCGCCCCGAGCTGGTCCGCTACTGCTACCGGATGATCGGCGACGGGACGGGCGCCGAGGACGCCGCGCAGGAGGTGCTCCTGCGGCTGTGGCGCACGCGGTCGACCTACGATCCGGCGCGCGCGAGCGTCCGGACCTGGGCGTACGCCATCGCGTCCCGGTACTGCATCGACCTGCTCCGCGCCGCCCCGCGCAAGGCGCTCCCGACGGACCTGTCGGACCGGAACGGCGCGGGGGATCAACCGTTCGCGGAGCTGCGGCCCGGCAGCTGGGTGACGCCACTGCCGGACGCCGGCGGCGATCCGGCCGCAGCCGCCGAGCGGCACGAGACCATCCGGATGGCCTTCGTCGCGGCGCTGCAGCACCTCACGCCGTCGCAGCGCGCGGTGCTGGTGCTGCGCGACGTGTACCGGCACAGCGCCGCCGAGACCGCGGCGATGCTGGGGATCAGCGCGGCCGCGGCGCATTCCTCGCTGCAGCGCGCCCGGAAGGTGCTCGCGGGGGCGGGGCCCGCACCGTCGGACGTTCCCGCCGGCGAGGTGGACGCCCGGCTGCTCGACGGCTTCGTCCGCGCCTTCGAACGGCACGACGTGGCCGGCCTGGCGGCCCTGCTCGCGGAGGACGTGGTCTTCTCCATGCCGCCCGTCGCCTTCTGGCTGCGGGGTGCCGCCGACTACGCGGCGCTGTTCGGCTCGGGCGACGCCTGCGTCGGCCACCGCCTCGTCCCGACGACGGCGAACGGCACACCGGCCTTCGGGCAGTACGCGCCCGGCGACGGGGGCGGGATGCGCCCGTTCGCCCTCGTCGTCGTCGAGTCCGACGGTGCCCGGATCACCCGCGTGACCACGTGCCTGGACCAGGCGGACCGGTTCGAGGCCTTCGGCCTCCCGGCCCGCCTGTAG
- a CDS encoding maleylpyruvate isomerase family mycothiol-dependent enzyme, with protein sequence MTIRTDTDLYDATVAERTRMAALLADLTSAQWASDSLCEGWRVREVVAHLNMTDTQTQEEFGAALAEAGGDINAAVDRTARDDVARYSDAELLAIQQARVASRWTPGPGATQGALAHEVIHGLDITVPLGLPGPAPEVLAATVAGSTAEGLAFFGVDLAGLRLTAVDSDLVLGDGPQDVPLPTATIVLIATGRRPVPDPAAVG encoded by the coding sequence ATGACCATCCGAACAGATACCGACCTGTACGACGCCACCGTCGCCGAGCGAACTCGCATGGCCGCGCTGCTGGCGGATCTCACCTCCGCGCAGTGGGCCTCCGACTCGCTCTGCGAGGGCTGGCGCGTGCGCGAGGTGGTCGCGCACCTCAACATGACCGACACCCAGACCCAGGAGGAGTTCGGGGCCGCCCTCGCCGAGGCCGGCGGTGACATCAACGCCGCGGTCGACCGCACCGCCCGCGACGACGTCGCCCGCTACTCCGACGCCGAGCTGCTGGCGATCCAGCAGGCGCGCGTCGCGAGCCGGTGGACGCCGGGGCCCGGCGCGACGCAGGGCGCGCTCGCCCACGAGGTGATCCACGGCCTCGACATCACCGTCCCGCTGGGCCTGCCCGGCCCGGCGCCCGAGGTGCTCGCGGCGACGGTGGCCGGGTCGACCGCGGAGGGCCTCGCCTTCTTCGGCGTCGACCTCGCGGGCCTGCGCCTGACCGCCGTCGACTCCGACCTGGTCCTCGGTGACGGCCCCCAGGACGTCCCACTGCCGACGGCCACGATCGTCCTGATCGCGACGGGCCGACGCCCCGTCCCGGACCCCGCCGCCGTGGGATGA
- a CDS encoding type II toxin-antitoxin system PemK/MazF family toxin, translated as MANDFTRFAAVAAKLAREHGPRLAAQVVNSPPVRAGRDAITQVVTQTVNQALGLEAPPEPKEFTPGRPVTRTFTPTALMARGVFYAPQLDGQADPGEIVWTWVEFEETTGPNAGQGKDRPVLVVGRSVNSLLGLMLSSQERHMGDPDWVGIGSGPWDADQRPSWVRLDRVLDVPEDGIRREGAVLDRRRFESVAQRLRDDYGWS; from the coding sequence ATGGCGAACGACTTCACCCGCTTCGCGGCCGTGGCGGCCAAGCTCGCACGCGAGCACGGGCCGCGGCTCGCCGCGCAGGTCGTGAACAGTCCCCCGGTCCGCGCGGGCCGGGACGCGATCACCCAGGTGGTCACGCAGACCGTGAACCAGGCGCTCGGCCTGGAGGCTCCGCCGGAGCCCAAGGAGTTCACGCCGGGCCGGCCCGTCACCCGCACGTTCACGCCGACCGCACTGATGGCGCGCGGCGTCTTCTACGCCCCGCAACTCGACGGGCAGGCCGATCCGGGCGAGATCGTGTGGACGTGGGTGGAGTTCGAGGAGACGACGGGGCCGAACGCGGGCCAGGGCAAGGACCGGCCGGTGCTGGTGGTCGGGCGGTCGGTGAACAGCCTGCTCGGGCTCATGCTCTCCAGCCAGGAGCGGCACATGGGCGACCCGGACTGGGTCGGCATCGGCTCCGGCCCGTGGGACGCGGATCAGCGGCCCTCCTGGGTGCGACTCGACCGCGTCCTCGACGTGCCGGAGGACGGCATCCGCCGCGAGGGCGCGGTGCTCGACCGTCGGCGGTTCGAGTCCGTCGCGCAGCGCCTGCGCGACGACTACGGCTGGAGCTGA
- a CDS encoding RidA family protein, whose translation MSDHIRLIRSTLLSDVAQYAYASTACAEARLVFPAGACPLDAGGRIVGAGDYAVQAARCVENLQLALDAAGARLEDVAYTRVLVASTRRHDLVTAWDVVRAAFADHDVPSTLMGVTVLGYDDQLVEVEAVAAVID comes from the coding sequence ATGTCCGATCACATTCGGTTGATCAGGTCGACGCTGCTCAGCGATGTCGCGCAGTACGCCTACGCGTCGACGGCGTGCGCCGAGGCTCGGCTGGTATTCCCCGCCGGCGCGTGCCCGCTTGACGCGGGCGGGCGCATCGTCGGGGCTGGAGACTACGCGGTGCAGGCCGCGCGGTGCGTCGAGAACCTGCAACTCGCGTTGGACGCCGCAGGAGCCCGGCTCGAGGACGTCGCGTATACCCGCGTGCTCGTCGCGTCGACGCGGCGGCATGACCTCGTGACCGCATGGGACGTGGTCCGCGCAGCATTCGCGGACCACGACGTGCCCAGCACTTTGATGGGCGTCACGGTTCTCGGCTACGACGACCAGCTCGTCGAGGTGGAGGCCGTCGCCGCCGTCATTGATTGA
- a CDS encoding type 1 glutamine amidotransferase domain-containing protein: MSKRILNVVTNVGHYDDPSHATGLWLSELTHAWHVFEEAGFEQVLVSPQGGAVPLEPRSLKFPNYDRTAKAWRADPARMALLDDTRGPEEIDPAEFDAIFFTGGHAVMYDFPDSEGLQRISREIFERGGVVSSVCHGYCGLLNTRLSNGEYLVAGRKVTGFAWQEEVLARVDKLVPYNAEEEMTKRGALYEKAKLPFVSYAISDGNLVTGQNPGSAKATARKVVEVLG; encoded by the coding sequence ATGTCGAAGCGCATCCTGAACGTCGTCACCAACGTCGGCCACTACGACGACCCGTCGCACGCGACGGGCCTGTGGCTCTCCGAGCTCACCCACGCCTGGCACGTCTTCGAGGAGGCGGGCTTCGAGCAGGTGCTCGTCAGCCCGCAGGGCGGCGCGGTGCCGCTCGAACCGCGGTCGCTGAAGTTCCCGAACTACGACAGGACGGCGAAGGCCTGGCGCGCCGACCCCGCGCGGATGGCCCTGCTGGACGACACGCGCGGCCCCGAGGAGATCGACCCGGCGGAGTTCGACGCGATCTTCTTCACCGGCGGTCACGCCGTGATGTACGACTTCCCGGACAGCGAGGGGCTGCAGCGGATCAGCCGCGAGATCTTCGAGCGCGGCGGCGTCGTCTCCTCCGTCTGCCACGGCTACTGCGGACTGCTCAACACGCGGCTCTCGAACGGCGAATACCTCGTCGCCGGCCGAAAGGTGACGGGTTTCGCCTGGCAGGAGGAGGTGCTCGCGCGCGTCGACAAGCTGGTCCCGTACAACGCGGAGGAGGAGATGACGAAGCGGGGCGCGCTCTACGAGAAGGCCAAGCTCCCGTTCGTCTCGTACGCGATCTCCGACGGCAACCTCGTCACCGGGCAGAACCCCGGCTCCGCCAAGGCGACCGCGCGGAAGGTCGTCGAGGTGCTGGGCTGA
- a CDS encoding excinuclease ABC subunit A, which yields MTDDTPLRIAVRGARVHNLRSLDVDVPLRRLVAIAGVSGSGKSSLAMGVLYAEGSRRYLEALSTYTRRRMAQAPRAAVDSVEHVPAALALRQRPGVPGVRSTFGTSTELLNVLRLMFSRLASHRCPNGHRLGPTIDVAAGFDLTCPECGAVFTPPGAESLAFNSDGACPTCAGTGVVRAIDGAALVPDPSKTIADGAVAPWSMFGFSFMPQVVADLGVRIDVPYAELTDAEREIVLHGPAEKRKVAVTSKNGKLFEVNFTYRSANAAVQEALGKATTEAGLGRINRFVHAGPCPDCGGSRLSPEARAPRIGDLGLADVTALTLDEVLAWAPGTVGPLPADMRSMATILVDTLQSIARRLVELGLGYLGLDRAAATLSTGERQRVQLARAVRNRTTGVLYVLDEPSVGLHPANVEGLLGVIRDLLRDGNSVVVVDHDLDVLREAEHLIEIGPGSGAEGGRLVAQGTVAEIEADGASVLGPFLAGREPVRTRPRTTDGEVFARGRIRLATAPIHTVHALAVEVPVGRVTAVTGVSGSGKSTLVLEGLVPALTAAAAGEPLPTHVTALDAPGLGRVNLVDATPIGVNVRSTVATYSGVLDDLRREYAKTAAAKAADLKAGAFSYNTGSLRCPRCDGTGQVSLDVQFLPDVDIECPACLGRRYAPEASAVRWPEPDGLSLPDLLALSVREAVEAVPVPRIAKKLRTLADLGLGYLTLGEATPALSGGEAQRLKLAGELGRDQSDAVFVLDEPSVGLHPRDVRVLLGVLQRLVDRGATVIVVEHDLDMIANADHVIDLGPGGGAAGGTVVAEGAPEDVAAAKASVTGRFLREHLND from the coding sequence ATGACCGACGACACCCCGCTGCGGATCGCCGTCCGCGGGGCCCGGGTGCACAACCTGCGCTCGCTCGACGTCGACGTGCCGCTGCGCCGCCTCGTGGCGATCGCCGGCGTCTCCGGCAGCGGGAAGTCGTCGCTCGCGATGGGTGTGCTCTACGCCGAGGGTTCGCGCCGCTACCTGGAGGCCCTGTCGACGTACACGCGCCGCCGCATGGCCCAGGCGCCGCGCGCGGCCGTCGACTCCGTGGAGCACGTCCCCGCGGCGCTCGCGCTGCGGCAGCGGCCCGGCGTCCCCGGCGTGCGTAGCACCTTCGGCACCAGCACCGAACTGCTGAACGTGCTGCGGCTCATGTTCTCCCGCCTCGCCTCGCACCGCTGCCCCAACGGCCACCGCCTCGGCCCGACCATCGACGTCGCCGCGGGGTTCGACCTCACCTGCCCGGAGTGCGGGGCGGTCTTCACGCCGCCCGGCGCGGAGTCGTTGGCCTTCAACTCCGACGGTGCCTGTCCCACCTGCGCGGGCACGGGCGTCGTCCGCGCGATCGACGGGGCCGCGCTGGTGCCGGACCCGTCGAAGACCATCGCCGACGGTGCCGTCGCGCCCTGGTCGATGTTCGGCTTCTCCTTCATGCCGCAGGTCGTCGCCGACCTCGGCGTCCGCATCGACGTGCCGTACGCCGAGCTGACCGACGCCGAGCGGGAGATCGTGCTGCACGGCCCCGCCGAGAAGCGCAAGGTCGCGGTCACCAGCAAGAACGGCAAGCTCTTCGAGGTCAACTTCACGTACCGCAGCGCGAACGCCGCCGTGCAGGAGGCGCTCGGCAAGGCGACCACCGAGGCGGGCCTCGGCCGGATCAACCGGTTCGTGCACGCCGGGCCGTGCCCCGACTGCGGCGGGTCCCGGCTGAGCCCGGAGGCGCGGGCGCCGCGGATCGGCGACCTCGGGCTCGCCGACGTCACCGCCCTGACACTCGACGAGGTGCTCGCGTGGGCGCCGGGCACCGTCGGACCGCTGCCCGCGGACATGCGATCGATGGCGACGATCCTCGTCGACACCCTGCAGTCGATCGCCCGGCGCCTCGTGGAGCTCGGCCTCGGCTATCTCGGCCTGGACCGCGCCGCCGCGACCCTGTCGACCGGCGAGCGGCAGCGGGTGCAGCTCGCGCGGGCGGTCCGCAACCGCACCACCGGGGTGCTGTACGTGCTCGACGAGCCGTCGGTCGGTCTGCACCCCGCGAACGTCGAGGGCCTGCTCGGCGTGATCCGGGACCTGCTACGGGACGGGAACTCGGTGGTCGTCGTCGACCACGACCTCGACGTGCTGCGCGAGGCCGAGCACCTGATCGAGATCGGTCCCGGCTCGGGCGCCGAGGGGGGACGCCTCGTCGCGCAGGGCACCGTCGCCGAGATCGAGGCCGATGGGGCGTCCGTCCTCGGCCCCTTCCTGGCCGGCCGCGAACCCGTCCGCACCAGGCCGCGCACCACGGACGGGGAGGTCTTCGCACGCGGCCGGATCCGCCTCGCGACCGCGCCGATCCACACGGTGCACGCGCTCGCCGTCGAGGTCCCCGTGGGCCGGGTCACGGCGGTCACCGGGGTCTCCGGCTCCGGCAAGTCCACGCTGGTGCTCGAGGGGCTCGTGCCCGCGCTCACCGCCGCGGCCGCGGGGGAGCCGCTCCCCACGCACGTCACCGCGCTCGACGCACCGGGGCTCGGCCGCGTGAATCTCGTGGACGCCACCCCCATCGGCGTCAACGTGCGCTCGACGGTCGCGACTTACAGCGGCGTGCTCGACGACCTCCGCCGCGAGTACGCGAAGACCGCCGCCGCGAAGGCCGCAGATCTCAAGGCCGGTGCGTTCTCGTACAACACGGGCTCGCTGCGCTGCCCGCGGTGCGACGGCACCGGGCAGGTCTCGCTGGACGTGCAGTTCCTGCCGGACGTCGACATCGAATGCCCGGCCTGCCTGGGCCGACGGTACGCCCCCGAGGCCTCCGCGGTGCGGTGGCCCGAACCCGACGGGCTGTCCCTGCCGGACCTGCTGGCGCTCAGCGTCCGCGAGGCCGTGGAGGCGGTGCCGGTGCCGCGGATCGCGAAGAAGTTGCGCACTCTCGCGGACCTCGGTCTCGGTTACCTGACCCTGGGCGAGGCGACTCCGGCCCTGTCCGGCGGTGAGGCGCAGCGGCTCAAGCTGGCGGGGGAGCTGGGCCGCGACCAGTCCGACGCGGTCTTCGTGCTCGACGAGCCCTCGGTGGGCCTGCACCCGCGGGACGTGCGCGTGCTCCTCGGCGTGCTGCAGCGGCTCGTCGACCGCGGGGCGACGGTGATCGTGGTCGAGCACGACCTGGACATGATCGCCAACGCCGACCACGTCATCGACCTGGGCCCGGGCGGCGGGGCCGCGGGCGGCACCGTCGTCGCGGAGGGAGCTCCCGAGGACGTCGCGGCGGCGAAGGCGAGCGTGACGGGCCGGTTCCTGCGGGAGCACCTGAACGACTGA
- a CDS encoding transglutaminase family protein, translating to MSWRLRVVHSTGFGYNAPVTSSYNEARLTPRSDQRQNVILNRVETVPATRAYRYTDYWGTAVTAFDLHAPHTALEVTGASVVETEAADDSGEVVGWDELETDRVRDRFDELLSYTDYVPKHRKLTAQAKKLVKDRELDEAVLAVCRWVHEELDYVPGTTGVHSSAIDAWDERKGVCQDYAHLTLLLLRSVGIPARYVSGYLHPQRDAEVGSTVAGESHAWIEAWTGQWRGYDPTNDVPIGERHVSVGVGRDYADVPPLRGVIAGGGASDLDVVVEITRLA from the coding sequence GTGAGCTGGCGTCTTCGAGTCGTGCACTCCACCGGTTTCGGCTACAACGCGCCGGTCACCTCGTCGTACAACGAGGCCCGCCTGACGCCGCGCAGCGACCAGCGGCAGAACGTCATCCTCAACCGCGTGGAGACGGTGCCCGCCACCCGCGCGTACCGCTACACCGATTACTGGGGCACCGCGGTCACCGCCTTCGACCTGCACGCGCCGCACACCGCGCTCGAGGTTACCGGTGCCTCCGTCGTGGAGACCGAGGCGGCCGACGACAGCGGCGAGGTGGTCGGCTGGGACGAGCTGGAGACCGACCGCGTCCGCGACCGGTTCGACGAGCTGCTCAGCTACACCGACTACGTGCCGAAGCACCGCAAGCTCACCGCGCAGGCGAAGAAGCTCGTCAAGGACCGCGAGCTCGACGAGGCCGTGCTCGCGGTGTGCCGCTGGGTGCACGAGGAACTGGATTACGTGCCCGGCACGACGGGCGTCCACTCGTCGGCGATCGACGCCTGGGACGAGCGCAAGGGCGTCTGCCAGGACTACGCGCACCTGACGCTGCTCCTCCTGCGCAGCGTCGGCATCCCCGCCCGGTACGTCTCGGGGTACCTGCATCCGCAGCGCGACGCCGAGGTCGGGTCGACGGTGGCGGGGGAATCGCACGCCTGGATCGAGGCGTGGACGGGGCAGTGGCGCGGCTACGATCCGACCAACGACGTCCCCATCGGCGAGCGGCACGTCTCGGTGGGCGTGGGCCGCGACTACGCCGACGTCCCGCCCCTGCGCGGCGTCATTGCCGGCGGCGGGGCCTCGGACCTCGACGTCGTCGTGGAGATCACCCGCCTCGCATGA
- a CDS encoding alpha-E domain-containing protein — protein MLARNAEALYWIGRYAERADDTARMLDVTVHQFLEDATVDEDRVSRQLVRVLGIPEPPADQPLDLRSVTEVVAYNRDPGSGSIAATVASARENARGAREVTSSEMWECLNATYNGLAERERAARRLGPHEFLNYIKNRAAMFSGLTDSTLSRDEGYRFLLLGRSIERMDMAVRLLLSRAGDRANAPTWVTVLRATGAHDTYLRTHRGVLDATRVVEFILVDRLFPRSVIHALTTAEDCLNAIEGGREGRLGTRTEAQRLLGRARGELEFLAPGELLEDLQRRLLALQELGQAAGEAVTARYFHVTPYVAWTDARARGDIDTILEGEL, from the coding sequence ATGCTCGCCCGTAACGCGGAGGCGCTGTACTGGATCGGCCGGTACGCCGAACGCGCCGACGACACCGCCCGCATGCTCGACGTCACCGTGCACCAGTTCCTCGAGGACGCCACCGTCGACGAGGACCGCGTCTCCCGGCAGCTCGTCCGCGTCCTCGGCATCCCGGAGCCGCCCGCCGACCAGCCGCTCGACCTGCGTTCGGTCACCGAGGTCGTCGCGTACAACCGGGACCCGGGCAGCGGGTCGATCGCCGCCACCGTCGCCTCCGCCCGGGAGAACGCCCGCGGCGCACGGGAGGTCACCAGCTCCGAGATGTGGGAGTGCCTCAACGCCACGTACAACGGCCTCGCCGAGCGCGAGCGTGCTGCCCGGCGGCTCGGCCCGCACGAGTTCCTCAACTACATCAAGAACCGCGCGGCGATGTTCTCCGGCCTCACCGACTCGACGCTCTCGCGCGACGAGGGCTACCGCTTCCTGCTGCTGGGGCGCTCCATCGAGCGGATGGACATGGCGGTGCGCCTGCTCCTCTCGCGCGCCGGCGACCGGGCGAACGCCCCGACCTGGGTCACGGTGCTCCGCGCGACGGGCGCGCACGACACCTACCTGCGCACCCACCGCGGCGTCCTCGACGCCACCCGCGTCGTCGAGTTCATCCTCGTCGACCGGCTGTTCCCGCGGTCGGTGATCCACGCCCTCACCACGGCGGAGGACTGCCTCAACGCCATCGAGGGCGGGCGCGAGGGCCGCCTCGGCACCCGCACCGAGGCGCAGCGCCTCCTCGGCCGCGCCCGCGGCGAGCTCGAGTTCCTCGCCCCGGGCGAGCTCCTCGAGGACCTGCAGCGCCGGCTCCTCGCGCTGCAAGAACTGGGGCAAGCCGCCGGCGAGGCCGTCACCGCCCGCTACTTCCACGTGACGCCGTACGTCGCGTGGACCGACGCCCGCGCCCGGGGCGACATCGACACCATCCTGGAGGGGGAGCTGTGA